Below is a genomic region from Syntrophales bacterium.
CTTAGAGGCTGAACCCTCACCCCTACTTCAGCTAAATACCGGACTCCTTTCTCGTAGTCTTCTTGTTCCCCGCTCAATTCTAAGACCAATAAGCCCTCTTCCTTTGGGGTGACAGAAGCCTTAAGGATATTGAACTCAAGGTCGAAGTCTTTGACCAAGCGGTATGTTATCGTCTGGCCTACCAAGTGCCTTGGAAAATGCAAAACCACCCTTTTAGAAATAGCCATCCTCCCCCCCTTATATTAGACGCTCTTCAAGCGACTTAAAGGTTACCCCCGATTCTGCTCCGGGAAGTGGCGCTACAGGCTCGGTGAGCAGGAAATCCCCTCTCTTTATCCACTCCTTGAGGGTCTTGGCGATTTCCACTGCCTTTGGATAGCTGGACAAGGAAGCTGTTGGGACTTCCCTGCCACGAACCATTATTCTCCCGATTTTAAGCTCGGCATAGCTTACCTCTCCTAGGATGTCTGGCTCTCGTTGCGGATAGGCTTCGGAATAATCCACAACAGGGGCAAATATATCTGCATCCCTAACCGAGCAATAGGCAAGGATTTCCTCAGAGAGGA
It encodes:
- a CDS encoding 4Fe-4S dicluster domain-containing protein, coding for MAISKRVVLHFPRHLVGQTITYRLVKDFDLEFNILKASVTPKEEGLLVLELSGEQEDYEKGVRYLAEVGVRVQPLSQNVIRDEVRCTHCGACITICPTGAFEVEPSTRWVNFLHAKCIACGLCIKACPPRAMEVRF